The following coding sequences lie in one Vitis vinifera cultivar Pinot Noir 40024 chromosome 19, ASM3070453v1 genomic window:
- the LOC132253447 gene encoding S-locus-specific glycoprotein S6-like: MTRHSTIYGLINLRYNLTRSMLFHSHDSNSQSLTTSQTFISAAGDFELGFFSPGKAAKYFVEIWYKKILERTIVWVANRDYWIHRSVRGSYDILWESFNYGRTPAGMKLGYDKRAGKTWSLVSWRSTEDPGLGDFSLEHDPDESSQIFNLQGPNRFWNSGMWDGQIFSQVLSPASLKSGNCKTDLEGV, translated from the exons ATGACTCGCCACTCCACGATTTATGGGCTGATTAATCTCCG ATACAATCTTACAAGGTCAATGTTGTTTCATTCCCATG ATTCCAACAGTCAATCACTCACAACCTCTCAGACCTTCATATCTGCTGCTGGTGACTTTGAATTAGGATTCTTTTCTCCTGGAAAGGCCGCAAAATACTTTGTGGAGATATGGTACAAGAAAATCTTAGAGCGAACCATTGTGTGGGTAGCTAACCGAGACTATTGGATTCACAGATCCGTCCGTGGTTCTTACG ATATCTTATGGGAGAGCTTTAACTATGGACGCACTCCTGCCGGAATGAAACTTGGATATGACAAAAGGGCTGGAAAAACATGGTCATTGGTGTCATGGAGGAGTACAGAAGATCCTGGTCTAGGAGATTTCTCCCTGGAACACGACCCGGATGAAAGTAGTCAGATTTTTAACCTGCAAGGGCCCAACAGGTTTTGGAATAGTGGGATGTGGGATGGGCAGATTTTCAGCCAG GTTTTGAGCCCCGCTTCCCTGAAGAGTGGAAACTGCAAGACAGATCTGGAGGGTGTGTGA